The nucleotide window CTACTTGACGCCCCAAACGCACGGCGTAATTCGTGCCACGGTCCCACGGATAGACATGGCTCATGCTCGCAAAGTACAACCCTTCCAGCGGCGTGCGAATGGACGGGATATGCGCCGAATGCCCCACCGGCGGCACGGGTTGCGCGTAGCGCGCTTTGAAAAGCCAGACGTTGCGCACCCAATCGGGGCTGTATTCGCGGTTGAAGCGATACAACGCCGCTTCGTACACCTCAAAGAGCGCTTCGGTATCGTATTCAAAGTAGGGGTGGTCGGGGACAAGATAATCGCCCAGATAGACCAGGTGGTCGCCCCCGTAGTGCGTCGGCTCGATGTAGTTGGTGTGTTCCACCAGCGCCAGCATGGGGAATTCGCGCTTGTCCAGGTTCACCCAGTAGAGGTTGGGGGTCAGCGGGTGTTGGAGCGCCACGACCATGACAATCGCGCCCAGTGATTTGAGCGCCTGCACATGCGCCAAATACGCACTCGGCAAGTCGGGCGCGATGTGCACCAACACAGAGGGCGGCACCGCCGCCAGCACCCGGTCGAAGGCGGCTTCGCCGCCGGCTGTGCGCACACGCCACCGCCCTTCGGGCAGGCGCTGAATATGCGTCACGGGGGTGTTGGTGTGAATGGTCGCGCCGGCGACACGCGCGGCGTCGGCAAGCGCATTGGCAAACGCCTGAAAACCGCCTTCAAAGTAGCCGAGGCGAAACGAGCGCGCTTTGAACCGCGCCCAGAGCCACGCCAGATTGACCTCCGCGGCGTAGGGACCAAACTTGCCTTCCAGCAACGGCTTGATGGCTTGCTCGTAGGCGCGGCGTCCCAAGACGCGCTGCGCCCATTCAGCCGCGGTCATCTGTTCAAGGGCGCGCCAATCGTTCGTGCCATACTTCAAATAGGCCAGCCCCAGCCCATACCGCAAGCGGTCCGGCAGCGGCATGGCCGGAAAGCGCAGGACGTTCAACGCCGCTTCCAGTGGGTTGCCGCCATCGAGCGGCCAAGCGCGCCCGTTGTACCACTGGGCGGTAATCGGATTGCGGAAAAAGACCTTCTTCCCAAAACCGATTTCATCCGCCAACGCGCGGATATCGGTATCGCCTTCAAAAATGTGATGGTAAAAATGTTCAACCGGCCAATCCCAATGCGGCGCTTTGAAGCCCGCCGCCAATCCGCCCACATAGGGCGCTCCTTCAAAAAGCGTCACCTCGACACCATGGCGCGCCAAGTCATACGCCGCCGTCAGGCCGGTAAATCCACCACCAAGAATGGCTATCTGCATTCCTCACCTTCCTTCACCATGAACCTCATGATGCCAATTCTTCAACTTCCGCACGGGCGCGTGCCACAGAGACGTTTTCGCGCCACAGGTAATACCCTCCCAGGAGCGTGATAGGCAACCACAACGCAGCGTGCAAGACCAGGGTGTAGCCCGCGGCAATTTCCCCCGGCACGCCAAAGGCTTCCAGCACTTCAATGCCCGGCGCGTCAAACGTGCCGATGTATCCGGGGGCGGCGGGGAGTGTGGTCGCCAGGTTGACAATCCCATTCATCAGCATGAGCACCAGAAAACTCACATGGAACGGGAACGCATGCATGACAAACCAATACTTCAACGTTTCCAGCAACCAGATGATGATGCTGGTGATGAAAATCATGAAAACGTCGCGCCCGTTGCGCAGGCTTGCCAAACCGTCAATGAAGCGGTCGAACAAGTGATGCGCGGCGTCGTGGAAGCGTTGGGGCACGCAGAGCGCCAGCAGACGCGTGTACCAGGTGCGCGCTGTGTGCGGGCGCATGGCAAGCGCCAAAAAGAGCACCAATGCGCCAAAAAAGAGCGCGCTGAAAAGCGTGACGATGGCTTCATAACGCGGGTTGAAATTGCTGATGGGCAATGCCAGGAAAACAAAGAGGAGCATGGTCAGCCCATCGAAAAGGCGTTCAACAACCACCGTCGCCATATTGGCGGACATGCTCACCTGCTCGCGGCGCTTCAAAATGTACGCCCGCAACACTTCTCCCGCGCGCGCCGGGTAAATGTTGTTGCCCATGTAGCCAATGCAGACCACGGGGAACAATGTACGCAAGGGGATGGGCTTGATGGGGCGGAGCATGTAATGCCAGCGCCATGTGCGCACCACCACGCCCAAAAAATAAGCGCCAACACCGGGCAACAGCCACCAATAGTTGGCGCCCTGTATCGTGTTCCAGACCTCATGCAAGCGTAAGCCGCGCAACGCCAAATAGAGAAAAACGGCGCTGACCAGCAGCCCGATTGCCAATCGAATCCGTTCTTTCGTCATAAACCTGTTCACCTTTTACCGGGCACGAGATTATACATTCGCCTCCCCCGACGGCAAAAGCCAGAAAATGTGTGCAGAACCTGTGTAGAACGCCTGAAAAAGCGGCGTCCCACACAAAAAACCGACGGGCGATAGCCGCCCGTCGGCTTCTTCCACGGCAGACCGCGGCTCATAGGTCCTGCGCCAATTCAATCTCCTCTTCGTCTTCTTCTTCGTCCGGTTCGGGCGGGCGCAGGGCAATTTCAAGCACCTGCTCCATGCGCTCAACCGACACGATGTTGAGCCGTCGGCGCACGTTGGCGGGGACCTCCACAAGGTCTTTTTCGTTGCCCTTGGGGATGATGAGCGTCTTCAAGCCGGCGCGGTGGGCGGCGAGGGCTTTTTCTTTCAACCCGCCAATGGGCAGCACACGCCCGCGCAACGTAATTTCGCCGGTCATGGCGACATCACACGCCACCTTGCGCCCCGTCAATGCACTGATGAGCGCCGTCGCCATGGTGATGCCCGCGCTGGGACCGTCTTTGGGGATGGCCCCCTCCGGCACGTGAATGTGAATGTCAATCTTGTCGAAGTCGTCAATGTCAATGCCTAGTTCGTCGGCGTGGGCGCGGGCATAGGTCAGCGCGGCTTGTGCGCTTTCCTGCATGACTTCGCCCAATTGCCCGGTGAGCGTCAGGTTGCCTTTGCCGGGCATGACGCTGACTTCAATGCTCAACAAATCGCCTCCCGCCTCGGTCACGGCGACGCCGGTTGCCACGCCCACCTCATCTTCACGCTCGGCAACGCCAAACGTGTATTGCGGCGGTCCCAGCCAGTGCGGCAGGCGGCGGTCTGTCACCAGGCGCAGCAGATGCTCGCCCTCGGCGTAGCGGCGCGCCAGTTTGCGGAAGATGCTGGCAATGGCGCGTTCCAGATTGCGCACGCCCGCCTCGTTGGTGTATTCGCGGATGATGCGGCGCACCGCTTTTTCGCTGATACGCACGTCATAGCGCCCCAGCCCGTGCGCCTCTTTCTGGCGCGGGATGAGGAAGTTCATGGCGATGGTCACTTTCTCGTCCTCGGTGTAGCCCGGAAACTCAATCACTTCCATGCGGTCGAGCAGGGCGGGCGGGATGGTGTAGAGCACATTCGCCGTGGTGATGAAAAAGACGTTCGACAAATCGTAAGGCACTTCGAGGTAGTGGTCGCTGTATTCGCGGTTTTGCTCAGGGTCGAGCACTTCGAGCAGCGCCGAAGCGGGGTCGCCGCGAAAATCGTAGCCCAGTTTGTCAATTTCATCGAGCATGAAGACGGGATTGACCACGCCGGCGTTGCGCATGCCCTGAATGATGCGCCCCGGCATTGCGCCGATGTAAGTGCGGCGATGCCCGCGAATTTCGGCTTCGTCGCGCACGCCCCCCAAACTCACGCGCACAAACCGCCGCCCCAACGCTTCGGCAATGCTGCGCCCCAGGCTGGTTTTGCCCGTGCCCGGCGGTCCCACAAAGCAGAGAATGGGGCTGGGCATTTTCTCGCCGGCGAGCTGGCGCACGGCAAGGTATTCGAGAATGCGCTCCTTGGCTTTTTGCAGCGCGTAATGGTTTTGGTCCAGCACTTCGGCGGCTTTTTTGAGGTCAATCTCATCAGGCGGCGGCGCGCCCCAGGGCAGTTCCAGCAGCCAATCGAGGTAGGTGCGAATGATGCCCACTTCGGGCACCATGGGCGGCATGGCTTCGAGCCGCCGCAGCTCTTTGAGGGCTTTCTCGCGCACCGTGTCGGGCATGGGGCTTTCCATGATGCGCTGGCGCAGTTCTTCGGCTTCGCCCAGGAAGGGGTCGCGCTCGCCCAATTCGCGCTGAATGACGCGCAGTTGTTCGCGCAGGAAGTATTCGCGCTGGGTTTTGTCCATTTCTTCCTGCACCTGATGGTGCAGGTGGTCTTGCAATTCCAGCAATTCCAGTTCGCTGGCGAGCAGAACGTTGAGCCGCTGCAAGCGTTCCACCGGGTTGATGATTTCAAGCAGCTGCTGGCGGTCGGCGACGGAAAGCTCGATATTGGCGGCGAGAAAATCCGCCAACCGGCCTGGTTCGCTGATGTTGTAGGCAAGGCCGTAAAACCCTTCGGGCAGTTCGCGGAGCACGACGTATTTTTCGTAGAGCGAGAGCGCCAACCGCGTCAGGGCTTGCACTTCGCGCGTCTTTTCGACGTCCGGTTCGGGGATGGTTTCGACGCGCGCCATCAAGAAGCCGTCGCGCGGGGGCAAAAATTCCTTGATGCGCACGCGCGAAAGCCCCTGCACCATGACGCTGACGCCCCCGTCGGGCACGCGTATTACATTCACAGGCTCAATGAGCGTGCCGACGGTGAACAGGTCGTCCGGTTCGGGCTCGTCAATGTCAGCAGACCGCTGGGCGACCGCCACCACTTCAAAGCCTTCTTCGTTGAGGTCTTCCACACCTTCAAGGAAAAATTCTTCCATGAACAATGGTGCGTTGGCGCGCGGGAAGACGACAATGTCGCGCAGCGGCACCAGCACCGCTTCAAAGGTTTCCGGTTTTTCGGGTGGTTGCATGTCGAAAAGGTCCATAGGCCTCTATCTCACCGTTTGACTGTTTCAAGGGCGAATATTGTACCACAAAGCACGAGCTTCGGCAGCCACAAAGAGCGAGCCGGTGACGATGACCGCGCCGTCTTCACCCGCCATGTCGAGCGCGTTGGTGAAAGCGGTTTGCACGTCGGGCGCGGGCAGGACAACCGCCAACGGGTCGAGGGCGGCGGTGAGCCGCTCCGCCAACCGGGGGGCGGGCATGGCGCGCGGATGCCGCGCTTGGGTGGCAATCCAGCCTGTTGCGAAGGGGCGCAGAGGGCGCACAATCGCTTCCACGTCCTTGTCGGCGGAAACGCCGAACACCATCCAGAGGCGGTCCCAGGAGACGCCGCCGTTGAGCGCCAGGTCGCGCAAGGTTTCGGCAAGCGCCTGGGCGGATGCGTCGTTGTGCGCGCCGTCCACCAGCACGAAGGGGCGCGCGTTCAACACTTCTGTGCGCGCCGGCCAGCGCACATGCGCCAGCCCCGCCCGCAAGGCGTCGTCGTCCCACGTGAGCGCCCCTTCTTCGCGCACGGTGGTGAGCGCGGCGACAGCCGTGGCGGCGTTGACGAGTTGATGCGCCCCCAGCAAGGCAAAGGGCAGGTCGTCCCACGCCCACTCGGCGCGCGTGCGATGGCGCAGGGCGATGGTTTGACCGCGCAGGCTGAGCGCCCGACGCGCCCAAACCCACTCACGGGCAACGTCCACCAGTGGAGCGTTCTGGCGCTGGGCGGCGTTGGCGATTTCGCGCCACGCCTCTTCCACTTGCGGCGCCACCACCACAGGACGCCCCGGCTTGATGATGCCCGCCTTGTCGCGGGCGATGAGGGCGTGGGTATCGCCCAGGATGTGCGTGTGTTCCAGGCTGATGGGCGTGATGATGGAAACGAGCGGGCGGCTGATGGTGTTGGTAGCGTCAAGTGTGCCGCCCAAACCGACTTCGATCACGGCAACGTCCACTGCGGCTTCGGCGAACGCCAGGAAGGCGATGGCGGTGATGGCTTCAAAGAAGGTAAGCCCTTCCAGTTGTTCCGCCGCACGGCGCACCTGTTCAGCGCAATGCGCCAGATACTCCGGCGAAATGGCGCGCCCCGCCAGTTGGATGCGTTCGCGCTCGGTGTGCAGGTGCGGGCTGGTGTAGAGCGCGGTCTGGTAGCCGGCCGCCCGCAAGACGCTTTCGATGATGGACGCCGTAGAGCCTTTGCCTTTGCTTCCGGTAATGTGGATGGTCGGCACGGCGTCTTGCGGGTTGTTGAGCCGCGCCAGCAACGCCCGCATGCGGTCCAGTTTGTAGGGGGAACGGGTGGCGGGCGGTTGGCGCTCAAAATCAATCAGAGACCAGAGCCAGGCGCGTGTTTCTTCGTAAGTCATAGGCTTTCACCGTAGATTGAGTTGCACCACCGTGACGCCGTCGCCCCCTTCGGTTGTATCGCCGGGGCGGAAGGTCGCCACCAGTGGGTGGTTGCGCAGTTGTTCGCGCACGGCGCGCCGCAACGCGCCTGTGCCCTTCCCGTGGATGATGCGCACAGAGGGCACGCCCGCCAGGTAGGCGTCGTCCAGGTACTTGTCGAGGACGGGGAGCATGTCATCCACCCGCATTCCGCGCAGGTCGAGTTCCAGCGGCGGGGCTTCGGCGACGCGGCGCGGCGGCGTTGGGACGGTGGGCGCGGCGTGCTGGGCGGGCTGTTTCTTTTGCGGGCGGCGTTGCACCTCGTCCAGCGGCAGGCGCAGGCGGAACGCGCCCGCGGCAATTTCGGCTTCGTCGCCGTCCAGCGCGATGACGTCGCCCGTGCGCCCCAACGCGGGCACCCAGACGGTATCGCCAACCTGGATGGGACCGTCGGGCACGGGTTCTTCGGCGGGTTCTTCATCGGGCA belongs to Ardenticatena maritima and includes:
- a CDS encoding NAD(P)/FAD-dependent oxidoreductase encodes the protein MQIAILGGGFTGLTAAYDLARHGVEVTLFEGAPYVGGLAAGFKAPHWDWPVEHFYHHIFEGDTDIRALADEIGFGKKVFFRNPITAQWYNGRAWPLDGGNPLEAALNVLRFPAMPLPDRLRYGLGLAYLKYGTNDWRALEQMTAAEWAQRVLGRRAYEQAIKPLLEGKFGPYAAEVNLAWLWARFKARSFRLGYFEGGFQAFANALADAARVAGATIHTNTPVTHIQRLPEGRWRVRTAGGEAAFDRVLAAVPPSVLVHIAPDLPSAYLAHVQALKSLGAIVMVVALQHPLTPNLYWVNLDKREFPMLALVEHTNYIEPTHYGGDHLVYLGDYLVPDHPYFEYDTEALFEVYEAALYRFNREYSPDWVRNVWLFKARYAQPVPPVGHSAHIPSIRTPLEGLYFASMSHVYPWDRGTNYAVRLGRQVAHMILGDTMENRQHSANVVPL
- the lon gene encoding endopeptidase La, with the protein product MDLFDMQPPEKPETFEAVLVPLRDIVVFPRANAPLFMEEFFLEGVEDLNEEGFEVVAVAQRSADIDEPEPDDLFTVGTLIEPVNVIRVPDGGVSVMVQGLSRVRIKEFLPPRDGFLMARVETIPEPDVEKTREVQALTRLALSLYEKYVVLRELPEGFYGLAYNISEPGRLADFLAANIELSVADRQQLLEIINPVERLQRLNVLLASELELLELQDHLHHQVQEEMDKTQREYFLREQLRVIQRELGERDPFLGEAEELRQRIMESPMPDTVREKALKELRRLEAMPPMVPEVGIIRTYLDWLLELPWGAPPPDEIDLKKAAEVLDQNHYALQKAKERILEYLAVRQLAGEKMPSPILCFVGPPGTGKTSLGRSIAEALGRRFVRVSLGGVRDEAEIRGHRRTYIGAMPGRIIQGMRNAGVVNPVFMLDEIDKLGYDFRGDPASALLEVLDPEQNREYSDHYLEVPYDLSNVFFITTANVLYTIPPALLDRMEVIEFPGYTEDEKVTIAMNFLIPRQKEAHGLGRYDVRISEKAVRRIIREYTNEAGVRNLERAIASIFRKLARRYAEGEHLLRLVTDRRLPHWLGPPQYTFGVAEREDEVGVATGVAVTEAGGDLLSIEVSVMPGKGNLTLTGQLGEVMQESAQAALTYARAHADELGIDIDDFDKIDIHIHVPEGAIPKDGPSAGITMATALISALTGRKVACDVAMTGEITLRGRVLPIGGLKEKALAAHRAGLKTLIIPKGNEKDLVEVPANVRRRLNIVSVERMEQVLEIALRPPEPDEEEDEEEIELAQDL
- a CDS encoding bifunctional folylpolyglutamate synthase/dihydrofolate synthase, with product MTYEETRAWLWSLIDFERQPPATRSPYKLDRMRALLARLNNPQDAVPTIHITGSKGKGSTASIIESVLRAAGYQTALYTSPHLHTERERIQLAGRAISPEYLAHCAEQVRRAAEQLEGLTFFEAITAIAFLAFAEAAVDVAVIEVGLGGTLDATNTISRPLVSIITPISLEHTHILGDTHALIARDKAGIIKPGRPVVVAPQVEEAWREIANAAQRQNAPLVDVAREWVWARRALSLRGQTIALRHRTRAEWAWDDLPFALLGAHQLVNAATAVAALTTVREEGALTWDDDALRAGLAHVRWPARTEVLNARPFVLVDGAHNDASAQALAETLRDLALNGGVSWDRLWMVFGVSADKDVEAIVRPLRPFATGWIATQARHPRAMPAPRLAERLTAALDPLAVVLPAPDVQTAFTNALDMAGEDGAVIVTGSLFVAAEARALWYNIRP
- a CDS encoding lysylphosphatidylglycerol synthase transmembrane domain-containing protein, coding for MTKERIRLAIGLLVSAVFLYLALRGLRLHEVWNTIQGANYWWLLPGVGAYFLGVVVRTWRWHYMLRPIKPIPLRTLFPVVCIGYMGNNIYPARAGEVLRAYILKRREQVSMSANMATVVVERLFDGLTMLLFVFLALPISNFNPRYEAIVTLFSALFFGALVLFLALAMRPHTARTWYTRLLALCVPQRFHDAAHHLFDRFIDGLASLRNGRDVFMIFITSIIIWLLETLKYWFVMHAFPFHVSFLVLMLMNGIVNLATTLPAAPGYIGTFDAPGIEVLEAFGVPGEIAAGYTLVLHAALWLPITLLGGYYLWRENVSVARARAEVEELAS